The following proteins come from a genomic window of Rhodoligotrophos sp. CJ14:
- a CDS encoding MBL fold metallo-hydrolase, translating into MVDIPFEREMEFTPGEALQVSPLIRRLVAPNPSAFTFKGTNTYIVGRGSVAVIDPGPDDDEHFAALMRALDGDTVSHIVVTHTHRDHSPLAARLTAATGAPTIAFGPHGAGRSNGAALASGSVQLDASGDTDFQPDQEIRHGEVIDGRDWHLEAVFTPGHTSNHMAFALLEENALFSADHVMAWSTSVIAPPDGNMADYMASLRLLLDRDDEIYWPGHGPAKKDPRPFVRAFITHRQMREQAILSRIEAGDRKVMDVVKKVYSSVDPKLHPAAAMSALAHVEHLIHLGKVRGNGPLSLDTDYVPA; encoded by the coding sequence ATGGTCGACATTCCCTTCGAGCGTGAGATGGAATTCACCCCCGGCGAGGCACTACAGGTATCCCCTTTGATTCGCCGGTTGGTTGCCCCCAATCCCAGCGCATTCACGTTCAAGGGGACCAACACCTATATTGTCGGCCGCGGTTCCGTCGCGGTTATCGATCCGGGTCCGGATGATGACGAGCATTTCGCAGCGCTGATGCGGGCGCTCGATGGCGACACCGTGAGCCACATCGTGGTGACCCACACCCATCGCGACCACTCGCCCTTGGCGGCCCGCCTCACAGCGGCAACCGGCGCGCCGACCATTGCCTTCGGTCCCCATGGCGCGGGCCGCAGCAATGGTGCTGCCCTCGCCTCAGGCAGCGTGCAGCTCGATGCCTCGGGTGATACGGACTTCCAGCCCGATCAGGAAATCCGCCATGGCGAGGTGATCGACGGCAGGGACTGGCATCTCGAGGCGGTCTTCACCCCCGGCCATACCTCGAACCACATGGCCTTCGCGCTGCTTGAGGAGAATGCTTTGTTCTCCGCCGATCACGTGATGGCCTGGTCGACCAGCGTGATCGCCCCGCCCGATGGCAATATGGCCGACTACATGGCCTCGCTGCGCTTGTTGCTCGACCGCGATGATGAGATCTACTGGCCGGGGCACGGGCCGGCCAAGAAGGATCCGCGACCCTTCGTGCGCGCCTTCATCACCCATCGCCAGATGCGCGAGCAGGCGATCCTGTCGCGCATTGAGGCGGGCGACCGCAAGGTGATGGACGTCGTGAAGAAGGTCTACAGCTCCGTCGACCCCAAGCTGCATCCCGCAGCCGCCATGTCGGCGCTCGCCCATGTGGAGCATCTCATCCACCTGGGCAAGGTCAGGGGCAACGGCCCTCTGTCGCTCGACACGGACTATGTCCCCGCATGA
- a CDS encoding long-chain-fatty-acid--CoA ligase has translation MLGLMQDWPLLIHRILDHASRYHGTSEIVSRTVEGPIHRYTYVECARRSRALADVAQKKLGLKAGDIIATMAWNGYRHMEIWYGLMGLGAVVHTLNPRLFADQLEYIVNHAEDQYLFLDLTFVEQMEALQEKIPTVKGFIILTDRANMPATKLRNALCYEELIAEGDAGFVWPKLDEQSACGICYTSGTTGNPKGVVYSQRSHVLHAMALCAADAMAISSRDTVMPVVPMFHANAWSLIFSGPMAGSKLVLPGPKMDGASIYELLDSERVTFTAGVPTVWLMLLQHLEKHPELKLPYLERALIGGSACPEAMMVAFEKKYDTRVVHAWGMTEMSPIGSLANRSGATANFGHEQWWPLQLKQGRPYFGVEMEIKDDHGKVLPNDGKTFGHLVVRGPAVARAYYKGEGGQILDKDGYFDTGDVATLDQWGFMQITDRAKDVIKSGGEWISSIDLENAAMGHPAVAEAAVIGVPHPKWDERPLLIVVKKPEMAVQKEEILDFLKDKVVKWWLPDDVVFIEEIPHTATGKISKLALRQRFADYRLPTVQAAE, from the coding sequence ATGCTGGGTTTGATGCAGGACTGGCCGCTGCTGATCCACCGCATTCTGGATCATGCGAGCCGCTACCACGGCACAAGCGAAATCGTCTCGCGGACCGTGGAAGGTCCCATCCATCGCTACACCTATGTCGAGTGCGCGCGCCGGTCGCGGGCACTCGCGGATGTGGCGCAAAAGAAGCTGGGGCTGAAGGCCGGCGACATCATCGCGACCATGGCGTGGAACGGCTATCGCCACATGGAGATCTGGTACGGGCTCATGGGGCTCGGGGCGGTGGTGCATACGCTGAACCCCCGGCTGTTTGCCGATCAGCTCGAATATATCGTCAATCACGCCGAAGATCAGTATCTATTCCTAGACTTAACCTTCGTCGAGCAGATGGAGGCTCTGCAGGAGAAGATCCCGACGGTCAAAGGCTTCATCATCCTGACCGACCGGGCAAACATGCCGGCGACCAAGCTGCGCAACGCTCTCTGCTATGAGGAGCTGATTGCCGAGGGCGATGCAGGCTTTGTCTGGCCGAAGCTCGATGAGCAGAGCGCCTGCGGCATCTGCTATACTTCGGGCACGACCGGAAACCCGAAGGGCGTGGTCTATTCCCAGCGCTCGCATGTTCTCCATGCGATGGCGCTGTGCGCAGCGGATGCCATGGCGATCAGCTCGCGCGACACGGTCATGCCGGTGGTACCGATGTTCCATGCCAATGCCTGGTCGCTCATCTTCTCAGGGCCCATGGCGGGCTCAAAGCTGGTGCTTCCTGGGCCTAAGATGGATGGTGCCTCGATCTATGAGCTCCTGGATAGCGAGCGCGTCACGTTCACGGCCGGCGTTCCGACCGTCTGGCTCATGCTGCTGCAGCATCTCGAGAAACACCCGGAGCTCAAGCTGCCCTATCTCGAACGGGCGCTGATCGGCGGCTCGGCTTGCCCGGAAGCGATGATGGTCGCCTTCGAGAAGAAATACGACACGCGCGTGGTGCATGCCTGGGGCATGACGGAGATGAGCCCGATCGGCTCGCTCGCCAATCGGTCCGGCGCCACTGCCAATTTCGGGCATGAGCAGTGGTGGCCGCTGCAACTCAAGCAGGGGCGGCCCTATTTCGGCGTCGAGATGGAGATCAAGGACGACCACGGCAAGGTTCTGCCCAATGACGGGAAGACCTTCGGGCACCTGGTCGTGCGGGGGCCGGCGGTTGCGCGCGCCTATTACAAGGGTGAGGGTGGGCAGATCCTGGACAAAGACGGCTATTTCGACACGGGCGACGTTGCCACGCTCGATCAATGGGGCTTCATGCAGATCACCGACCGGGCCAAGGATGTGATCAAGTCGGGCGGTGAGTGGATCTCCTCAATCGATCTCGAGAATGCGGCCATGGGGCATCCGGCGGTGGCGGAAGCGGCAGTGATTGGCGTGCCTCATCCCAAATGGGACGAGCGGCCCTTGCTGATCGTGGTGAAAAAGCCGGAGATGGCCGTTCAGAAGGAGGAGATCCTCGATTTCCTCAAGGACAAGGTCGTGAAGTGGTGGCTGCCGGACGACGTGGTCTTCATCGAGGAGATCCCGCACACCGCGACGGGCAAGATCTCGAAACTTGCCCTTCGGCAGCGCTTTGCTGATTACCGACTGCCGACAGTCCAGGCGGCGGAATAA
- the fabI gene encoding enoyl-ACP reductase FabI produces the protein MTEPKALMTGKRGLIMGVANNRSIAWGIAQACARHGAEIALSYQGEALKKRVEPLAQQLGSDLVVPCDVTDGASLDEAFAAIEQRWGGLDFLVHCIAFSDKDQLTGRYIDTTPDNFAKTLNVSCYSFTAAAQRAEKLMNNGGSMLTLTYFGAEKWMPHYNVMGVAKAALEASVRYMAADLGSRAIRVNAISAGPIKTLAASGIGDFRYILKWNEYNSPLRRTVTIDEVGNSAVFLLSDLGSAVTGEIVHVDAGYHIVGMKNPEAPDISVV, from the coding sequence ATGACCGAGCCGAAGGCGCTCATGACAGGCAAACGCGGGCTGATCATGGGCGTTGCGAACAACCGTTCGATCGCCTGGGGAATAGCCCAGGCGTGCGCCCGCCATGGCGCCGAGATCGCCCTTTCCTATCAAGGCGAAGCGTTGAAGAAGCGAGTCGAGCCGCTCGCACAGCAGCTCGGATCCGACCTGGTGGTGCCTTGCGACGTGACGGATGGTGCATCTCTGGACGAGGCCTTTGCTGCGATCGAGCAGAGATGGGGCGGGCTTGATTTTCTCGTCCACTGCATCGCGTTCTCGGACAAGGATCAGCTGACGGGGCGCTATATCGATACGACCCCGGACAATTTCGCCAAGACACTGAACGTGTCATGCTATTCCTTCACGGCTGCCGCGCAGCGGGCCGAGAAGCTCATGAACAATGGCGGCTCCATGCTGACGCTGACCTATTTCGGCGCCGAGAAGTGGATGCCCCATTACAATGTCATGGGCGTTGCCAAGGCGGCACTGGAGGCGAGCGTTCGCTACATGGCCGCGGATCTCGGCAGCCGCGCGATCCGGGTGAACGCCATTTCTGCCGGCCCCATCAAGACGCTGGCCGCTTCGGGCATCGGTGACTTCCGCTACATCTTGAAATGGAACGAATATAACTCGCCGCTGCGGCGCACGGTGACCATCGACGAGGTCGGCAATTCGGCGGTGTTTCTGCTGTCCGATCTCGGATCTGCCGTGACCGGTGAGATCGTGCATGTGGACGCCGGATATCACATCGTCGGCATGAAAAATCCGGAAGCGCCAGATATTTCGGTCGTGTGA
- a CDS encoding glycine zipper domain-containing protein: MIKMTVASLTLAGAVALAGCAGPNPYQPQAWGGNQAAGTVVGGVAGGLIGSAVGGAGATVVGAALGAVLGNQVGYSLDEQARARAYYAAEAAFSSGRRQRWDDPRGYYGEFIPEETYYRGPEMCRDFSHRMFVNGRREVVHGTACQLADGSWRVVG; the protein is encoded by the coding sequence ATGATCAAGATGACTGTTGCATCACTCACGCTCGCAGGTGCCGTCGCACTTGCGGGATGTGCTGGCCCCAATCCCTACCAGCCCCAGGCCTGGGGAGGCAATCAGGCGGCCGGAACCGTTGTCGGTGGTGTCGCCGGCGGACTGATCGGCAGTGCCGTCGGGGGCGCCGGTGCAACCGTGGTGGGAGCCGCCTTGGGTGCGGTGCTCGGCAATCAGGTGGGCTATTCGCTGGACGAGCAGGCACGGGCGCGGGCCTATTACGCCGCCGAGGCGGCGTTCTCGTCGGGGCGGCGGCAAAGGTGGGATGATCCGCGTGGCTATTACGGCGAGTTCATTCCCGAGGAGACCTATTATCGCGGCCCGGAAATGTGCCGGGACTTCTCACATCGGATGTTCGTCAATGGCCGGCGCGAAGTGGTTCACGGCACGGCTTGCCAGCTGGCGGACGGCTCCTGGCGGGTGGTCGGCTGA
- the pdxH gene encoding pyridoxamine 5'-phosphate oxidase — protein sequence METEASTAQAGEHISAAPDEPITMFEAWMAEAAASEPNDPNAMSLATVDADGTPNVRMVLLKGVDPRGFVFYTNLESQKGNELAANPKAALCFHWKSLRRQIRIRGLVEPVSDAEADAYFASRPRDSRIGAWASQQSRPLESRFALEKAVAKFAAKYAIGDVPRPSYWSGFRIIPISMEFWQDRPFRLHERIRFDREREGSPWTKSRLYP from the coding sequence ATGGAGACTGAAGCGAGCACGGCCCAAGCAGGCGAGCACATCTCGGCCGCGCCCGATGAACCCATCACCATGTTCGAGGCCTGGATGGCCGAGGCTGCGGCAAGCGAACCGAACGATCCGAACGCCATGAGCCTCGCCACCGTGGATGCCGACGGCACACCGAATGTGCGCATGGTTCTGCTGAAGGGCGTGGATCCCCGCGGCTTCGTCTTCTACACCAACCTCGAGAGCCAGAAGGGAAACGAGCTTGCGGCCAACCCCAAGGCGGCCCTCTGTTTCCACTGGAAATCGCTCAGGCGGCAGATTCGCATTCGCGGCCTCGTTGAGCCGGTGAGCGATGCTGAAGCGGATGCCTATTTTGCCTCCCGCCCGCGCGACAGTCGGATAGGCGCTTGGGCCTCACAGCAATCGCGTCCGTTGGAAAGCCGCTTCGCCCTGGAGAAAGCGGTGGCAAAATTCGCGGCGAAATATGCGATCGGTGATGTGCCGCGCCCGTCTTACTGGTCAGGCTTTCGCATCATCCCCATATCCATGGAATTCTGGCAGGATCGGCCGTTCCGATTGCACGAGCGCATCCGCTTTGACCGAGAACGAGAAGGCTCGCCCTGGACGAAATCGCGCCTCTATCCTTGA
- a CDS encoding SDR family NAD(P)-dependent oxidoreductase, whose translation MIANEDTERKTLILTGASRGIGHATVKRFSSAGWRVITCSRHGFPENCPWDAGPEDHIQVDLAHPEDVDRAIAEMRERLKANGSRLHALVNNAAISPKGPGGSRLAAIDMDIEDWKTVFQVNLFAPIMLGRGLLDELKAAKGAIVNVTSIAGSRVHPFAGAAYATSKAALFALTREMAHDFGPLGIRVNAISPGEIDTSILSPGTEKLIEDIPMHRLGKPEEVAKAIYFLCTDASSYVNGAELHINGGQHV comes from the coding sequence ATGATTGCGAATGAGGATACCGAGCGCAAAACGCTCATCTTGACCGGCGCAAGCCGTGGCATTGGCCACGCGACCGTCAAGCGGTTTTCCAGCGCCGGCTGGCGCGTGATCACCTGCTCCCGGCACGGCTTTCCCGAGAACTGCCCTTGGGATGCGGGCCCGGAGGATCACATCCAGGTCGACCTTGCCCATCCCGAGGATGTCGATCGCGCCATCGCCGAGATGCGCGAACGCCTGAAGGCCAATGGCAGCCGCCTGCACGCGCTGGTCAACAATGCCGCCATCTCGCCCAAGGGACCGGGAGGCAGCCGGCTTGCGGCGATCGATATGGATATTGAGGATTGGAAGACGGTCTTTCAGGTCAATCTGTTCGCGCCCATCATGCTGGGCCGTGGCCTGCTCGATGAGCTCAAGGCAGCCAAGGGTGCGATTGTGAATGTCACCTCGATCGCCGGCAGCCGGGTTCATCCCTTCGCCGGTGCCGCCTATGCGACCTCCAAGGCGGCCCTCTTCGCCCTGACCCGTGAGATGGCGCATGATTTCGGCCCGCTTGGCATCCGCGTGAATGCCATATCGCCAGGCGAGATCGACACATCCATCCTATCGCCTGGCACGGAAAAGCTCATCGAGGATATCCCCATGCACCGCCTCGGCAAGCCCGAGGAGGTGGCCAAGGCCATCTATTTCCTGTGCACCGATGCTTCGAGCTACGTGAATGGCGCGGAGCTTCACATCAATGGCGGCCAGCATGTCTAA
- a CDS encoding trans-sulfuration enzyme family protein, with the protein MSNFKPSPRSRIAQIGHFIDPEHGAIIPPLQFATTFARDENHELIGNYLYSRYGSPTVAQAEASLAELEGATAAQLYASGLAGIVAICESLRSGDHMVMPRIMYHGAQAWMKRIAERRNIGLDVFETDDLESLAKAVRKGKTRLVWAETIVNPTWDVLDIARAAEIAHEAGALLAVDSTCAPPVTTKPLDLGADIVFHSATKYLNGHSDLTGGVIAGREPNAIWEDVAQTRTLLGSVMAPFEAWLLMRGLRTVFVRFEAISRSAERIASVLESHPKIERVLYPGLASHPAHGLAAEQMRNGFGGMMSILVKGGEAEARRFASHLQVFLPATSLGGVESLCEHRRTVEGPSSAVAPNLIRLSIGIEDPDDLIRDIDQALEQI; encoded by the coding sequence ATGTCTAACTTCAAACCGAGCCCGCGCTCGCGCATCGCTCAGATTGGCCATTTCATCGACCCCGAACATGGCGCGATCATTCCGCCTCTGCAATTTGCTACGACCTTCGCCCGTGACGAGAACCACGAGCTGATCGGCAACTATCTCTATTCCCGCTATGGATCGCCGACCGTTGCTCAGGCCGAGGCAAGCCTGGCCGAGCTTGAAGGCGCAACGGCCGCCCAGCTCTATGCCTCGGGGCTTGCCGGCATCGTCGCCATCTGCGAAAGCCTGCGCAGCGGCGATCACATGGTGATGCCGCGGATCATGTATCATGGTGCGCAGGCCTGGATGAAGCGCATCGCCGAGCGCCGCAACATCGGGCTCGACGTCTTCGAGACCGACGACCTGGAGAGCCTGGCGAAGGCCGTCCGCAAGGGCAAGACGAGGCTGGTTTGGGCCGAGACCATCGTCAACCCGACCTGGGACGTGCTCGACATTGCCCGCGCCGCTGAAATCGCGCACGAGGCCGGCGCGCTGCTCGCGGTCGATTCCACCTGTGCGCCGCCGGTGACCACGAAGCCTCTCGATCTGGGCGCCGATATCGTCTTCCATTCCGCAACCAAATATCTCAATGGGCACAGCGACTTGACCGGCGGCGTGATCGCGGGCCGCGAGCCCAATGCCATCTGGGAGGATGTTGCCCAGACCCGCACTCTCCTCGGGTCGGTTATGGCGCCCTTCGAGGCCTGGCTGTTGATGCGCGGCCTGCGCACCGTCTTCGTCCGCTTCGAGGCGATTTCGCGCTCGGCAGAGCGCATCGCGAGCGTTTTGGAGAGCCATCCCAAGATCGAGCGCGTTCTTTATCCCGGACTTGCAAGCCATCCCGCGCACGGGCTGGCCGCCGAGCAGATGCGGAACGGCTTCGGCGGCATGATGTCGATCCTTGTCAAAGGCGGTGAAGCAGAAGCGCGGCGCTTTGCATCTCATCTGCAGGTGTTCTTGCCCGCAACCTCCCTCGGCGGCGTTGAAAGCCTCTGTGAGCACCGCCGGACGGTGGAAGGTCCCTCCTCGGCAGTTGCGCCCAACCTCATTCGTCTCTCGATCGGCATCGAGGACCCTGATGATCTCATCCGCGATATCGATCAGGCACTCGAGCAAATCTGA
- a CDS encoding NAD(P)/FAD-dependent oxidoreductase has product MSPAPVPAAEARNVLVIGAGLVGLCSALWLQRLGHRVTIADRDPPLPGSSYRHACSYGNACTVASYAVIPVATPGIAWRVPGMLADPAGPLAIMWRYMPALAPWLRAFIASSTAQEVERIATILQGLLANAEAAYAPLHKDAGTEALIRREGALYLYKSDAEFNADQERFALYARHGIRFDMLDKSAIHDLEPNLAPIYHRGILFRDGHHFNSPKAVAMAFAAHFQARGGEFLSGEVLALNPTATGLRAELGHAAHEYDRAVVAGGAWSKDLARKVGDDILLDTERGYHVLYPDAGHLLNRPVCFAEQGFYMVPMADGLRAAGTVELGGLKLPMRKARTDAIRTSVARFVPQAGHGTDEWMGFRPSMPDSLPVIGRSPSEPRVIYAFGHGHIGLTLAGVTGRLIADLVCDRQPFIDLNPLRPVRFSPWGRPLASR; this is encoded by the coding sequence ATGTCCCCTGCCCCGGTACCAGCCGCAGAGGCCCGCAACGTCCTCGTTATCGGCGCAGGTCTCGTCGGCCTCTGCTCGGCCCTCTGGCTCCAGCGTTTAGGCCACCGCGTCACCATCGCGGATCGCGATCCGCCCTTGCCCGGCTCGTCCTATCGCCACGCCTGCTCCTATGGGAATGCCTGCACGGTTGCGTCCTATGCCGTGATCCCCGTGGCAACGCCCGGCATTGCCTGGCGCGTGCCGGGCATGCTGGCCGATCCCGCGGGCCCCCTCGCCATTATGTGGCGCTACATGCCAGCATTGGCCCCATGGTTGCGCGCTTTCATCGCAAGCTCGACCGCGCAAGAGGTCGAGCGAATCGCAACCATTTTGCAGGGCCTTCTGGCCAATGCCGAGGCAGCCTATGCCCCCCTCCACAAGGATGCCGGCACCGAGGCGCTGATCCGTCGCGAGGGTGCTCTTTACCTCTATAAATCCGATGCAGAGTTCAATGCAGATCAGGAGCGCTTTGCCCTCTATGCGCGACACGGCATTCGCTTCGATATGCTGGATAAGTCCGCGATTCATGATCTCGAGCCGAACTTGGCCCCGATCTATCACCGCGGCATCCTCTTTCGCGACGGGCACCATTTCAACAGCCCCAAGGCGGTCGCCATGGCCTTTGCGGCGCATTTCCAAGCGAGGGGTGGTGAATTTCTCTCAGGCGAGGTGCTCGCGCTCAACCCCACGGCCACGGGCCTGCGCGCTGAACTCGGTCATGCCGCTCATGAATATGATCGGGCAGTGGTCGCGGGCGGTGCTTGGTCGAAAGATCTCGCCCGCAAGGTAGGCGATGACATCCTGCTCGATACCGAGCGAGGCTACCACGTTCTCTACCCCGACGCTGGTCACCTGCTGAACCGGCCCGTCTGCTTTGCCGAACAAGGCTTCTACATGGTGCCTATGGCGGATGGGCTGCGGGCGGCGGGCACGGTGGAGCTTGGCGGCCTCAAGCTGCCGATGCGCAAGGCCCGTACCGATGCGATCAGGACGAGCGTCGCTCGTTTTGTTCCCCAGGCAGGACACGGAACGGATGAGTGGATGGGCTTTCGGCCTTCCATGCCGGACAGCCTGCCGGTCATCGGCCGCTCGCCCAGCGAACCCCGCGTGATCTATGCCTTCGGCCATGGCCACATCGGATTGACTTTGGCCGGTGTGACGGGGCGCCTTATCGCTGATCTCGTCTGCGACAGGCAACCTTTTATCGACCTCAACCCGCTGCGACCGGTACGCTTTAGCCCGTGGGGACGGCCGCTTGCCTCGCGCTGA
- the lysM gene encoding peptidoglycan-binding protein LysM: MGLLDFIKDAGSKMIGAAEANAANAANSAANAATGMANTATSAASGMANTAANAATGMANTAAGMANTAANALGNSADAIKQTIAQHGLDTSGVNVHVNGEHVTLSGTAPTTEAAEKMALAVGNTMGVAKVDNQITPANAGPSSTFYTVKPGDSLWKIAEMHYGNGARYEEILRANMPPVTNPDHIQPGWVLRLPPV; encoded by the coding sequence ATGGGACTTCTCGACTTCATCAAAGATGCCGGCTCCAAAATGATTGGCGCTGCTGAAGCGAATGCCGCCAATGCGGCCAACAGCGCTGCCAATGCTGCGACAGGCATGGCCAATACAGCAACGAGTGCTGCATCGGGCATGGCCAATACCGCAGCGAATGCGGCGACCGGCATGGCGAACACAGCCGCCGGCATGGCCAATACAGCGGCCAACGCTCTGGGCAACTCGGCGGATGCGATCAAGCAAACCATTGCGCAGCATGGGCTCGATACGAGCGGCGTGAACGTGCATGTGAATGGCGAGCATGTCACCCTTTCCGGCACGGCTCCGACCACCGAGGCTGCGGAGAAGATGGCGCTGGCGGTTGGAAACACCATGGGTGTTGCGAAGGTTGACAATCAGATCACGCCGGCCAATGCCGGTCCGTCATCCACGTTCTACACGGTCAAGCCGGGCGACAGCCTGTGGAAGATCGCGGAGATGCATTACGGCAATGGCGCGCGGTATGAGGAAATCCTCAGGGCCAATATGCCGCCAGTGACCAATCCCGATCATATCCAGCCAGGCTGGGTGCTGCGCCTGCCACCGGTCTGA
- a CDS encoding tyrosine phosphatase family protein has protein sequence MPKIIVSPLSAVPMAAALYKPSHVVTLLGPTADPVIVEGIGSDDHLRLQFNDITAAMTGLICPSAEHVEGLMTFIQRWPRKSPILIHCWAGISRSTAAAYAALCAHRPEEDELVLAMRLRQASPTATPNRLIVAYADDILGRRGRMVDALDQIGRGREAVQGEVFMLDVNTAEIKTA, from the coding sequence ATGCCGAAGATCATCGTCTCGCCCCTGAGTGCCGTGCCGATGGCTGCTGCACTCTACAAGCCGAGCCATGTGGTCACGCTGCTTGGCCCGACCGCGGATCCGGTCATTGTCGAGGGTATCGGCAGCGATGATCATCTGCGCCTCCAGTTCAATGATATCACGGCCGCGATGACCGGACTCATCTGCCCGAGCGCCGAGCATGTGGAGGGGCTGATGACGTTCATCCAGCGCTGGCCGCGCAAGAGCCCGATTCTCATTCATTGCTGGGCGGGGATCAGCCGCTCGACGGCTGCAGCTTATGCGGCCCTGTGCGCGCATCGGCCGGAGGAGGATGAGCTGGTTTTGGCCATGCGCCTGCGACAGGCCTCGCCAACGGCCACGCCGAACCGGCTCATCGTTGCGTATGCCGATGATATTCTTGGCCGTCGTGGGCGTATGGTTGATGCGCTGGACCAGATTGGACGCGGGAGAGAGGCTGTGCAAGGTGAAGTATTTATGCTTGATGTTAATACAGCAGAAATAAAGACAGCATAA
- a CDS encoding HD family hydrolase, whose amino-acid sequence MPPRKDAEPRAWQRMLSGRRLDLLNPSPLDVEITDIAHGLARVARWNGQTRGPHAFSVAQHCVIVERLVCELEPSLDQQWRLAALLHDAPEYVIGDMISPFKAALGLDYKAFEARLMAAIHLRFALPAVLPESVKKLIKRADTISAYAEATELAGFDLAEAARYFGRPQGKGGLALRKVLPLEAVAPDDAAALYLERFEMLHR is encoded by the coding sequence ATGCCGCCTCGCAAGGATGCCGAGCCGCGCGCCTGGCAGCGCATGCTTTCAGGCCGACGGCTTGATCTGCTCAATCCCTCACCTTTGGATGTGGAGATCACCGATATCGCCCATGGGCTCGCCCGCGTCGCGCGATGGAACGGCCAGACCCGCGGTCCGCATGCCTTCTCGGTCGCGCAGCATTGCGTCATCGTGGAGCGGCTCGTCTGCGAGCTCGAGCCTTCATTGGATCAGCAATGGCGCCTTGCAGCGCTTCTGCATGACGCGCCAGAATATGTGATCGGTGATATGATCAGCCCGTTCAAGGCGGCGCTCGGCCTTGACTATAAAGCTTTCGAGGCGCGGCTCATGGCAGCCATTCATCTGCGGTTCGCCTTGCCCGCAGTCCTGCCTGAAAGCGTCAAGAAGCTGATCAAGCGGGCGGATACAATCTCGGCTTACGCGGAGGCAACCGAGCTTGCCGGTTTTGATCTTGCGGAAGCCGCTCGCTATTTCGGGCGTCCGCAGGGCAAGGGCGGACTTGCCTTGCGCAAGGTTCTGCCGCTCGAGGCCGTGGCGCCGGATGATGCCGCCGCGCTATATCTCGAGCGTTTCGAAATGCTGCATCGTTGA
- a CDS encoding DNA-3-methyladenine glycosylase I — MSWTGAVVSETDGLARCGWPGTDPLYVSYHDTEWGVPEWDDRALFEKLILDGFQAGLSWITILRRRETFRAAFDQFDPERIARYDDAKRAALMADPGIIRNKAKIDATIGNAKAYLAIQEGEGFSNYLWGFIDGVPVQNRFRERGDIPAETPLSRAISKDLMKRGFRFVGPTIVYAFMQAVGMVNDHVVDCHRHEACAALAHRPAA; from the coding sequence ATGAGCTGGACTGGCGCTGTCGTTTCCGAAACTGATGGTCTTGCCCGCTGCGGCTGGCCGGGCACCGATCCGCTTTATGTAAGCTATCACGACACGGAATGGGGCGTGCCCGAATGGGATGACCGGGCGCTGTTCGAAAAGCTCATCCTCGACGGGTTTCAGGCGGGCCTGTCGTGGATCACCATTCTGCGCCGCCGCGAGACGTTCCGCGCTGCCTTCGATCAGTTCGATCCCGAGCGGATCGCCCGCTATGACGATGCGAAGCGCGCAGCGCTGATGGCAGATCCCGGCATCATTCGCAACAAGGCGAAGATCGATGCCACGATCGGCAATGCGAAAGCCTATCTCGCGATCCAGGAGGGCGAGGGCTTCTCGAATTATCTCTGGGGGTTTATCGACGGGGTGCCCGTTCAGAACCGCTTTCGCGAGCGTGGCGATATCCCGGCGGAAACGCCGCTAAGCCGCGCGATCTCCAAGGATCTCATGAAGCGCGGCTTCCGGTTTGTCGGACCCACGATCGTCTATGCGTTCATGCAAGCGGTGGGGATGGTCAATGACCATGTGGTGGACTGCCACCGGCATGAGGCTTGCGCCGCTCTCGCGCACAGGCCTGCAGCCTAA